Proteins encoded within one genomic window of Candidatus Bathyarchaeota archaeon:
- a CDS encoding ATP-binding protein, translating into MVKDIEKEAIGYIKLDPGIGELGPTECMMASVKDIKLERGTYVKITEGGNQFYVGQIIDGPYFIDSGRGQFETVYKVELNASIQDGLQTVVLDRPTPKTQAFFLDEKTLHEFLGMTGNLTIGRLATHEMMKVKMNSAVLTRHMGIFGTTGSGKSNTIQALMEEAHKDGFAVLAFDIEGEYVMMDEPTESLTDLLSKFGYKPEGVKDFEVYVPYPSTSGRSNPKKFAIPFKDVDRNVFSEVAGLNRMEQLYFLDLIDKVESVAPKFRKIELEAVIDRLRGRLRAQADNPTMPGYIAEAHTSLYSKLMIISGLGIVDTNAKSIDASNILLPGKISIVDISDASNAVRNIVIANLLDTVFKYKMMHPDTPRLLIILEEAHAFISKQRREEMMATLSFLLEIARRGRKRGICLGIVTQQPGHLPSELLELCNLRVMHRMSSLANIQALEESTGGVPESLWKLLPSLGQGESIISSPEYTRGIIAQIRPVAAKRLEYEYLRSRALSAEAIKT; encoded by the coding sequence ATGGTTAAAGATATTGAAAAAGAAGCGATAGGCTACATTAAACTAGATCCAGGGATAGGGGAGCTGGGTCCTACTGAATGTATGATGGCAAGTGTAAAAGACATAAAATTGGAAAGAGGGACCTATGTTAAGATTACTGAAGGGGGCAATCAATTTTATGTCGGGCAAATTATTGATGGGCCTTATTTTATAGATTCCGGTCGAGGGCAGTTTGAGACAGTCTATAAAGTGGAGTTGAATGCAAGTATCCAAGACGGCTTGCAAACAGTTGTCTTAGATCGCCCCACACCAAAGACACAGGCTTTTTTCTTAGATGAGAAGACGCTTCATGAGTTCTTAGGCATGACCGGCAATTTGACTATAGGAAGACTGGCTACTCATGAAATGATGAAAGTAAAAATGAATTCAGCAGTCCTAACACGACATATGGGGATATTCGGAACCACCGGAAGCGGTAAATCAAATACTATTCAGGCATTGATGGAAGAGGCTCATAAGGATGGTTTTGCTGTTCTAGCTTTTGATATTGAAGGGGAATACGTGATGATGGACGAACCTACCGAGAGCCTTACGGATTTGCTTTCAAAATTTGGATATAAACCTGAAGGTGTTAAGGATTTTGAAGTCTATGTGCCTTATCCATCAACAAGTGGACGTAGCAATCCAAAAAAATTTGCGATTCCTTTTAAAGATGTTGATAGAAATGTATTCAGCGAAGTCGCTGGACTGAATAGAATGGAGCAACTATATTTTCTAGACCTTATTGATAAAGTGGAATCTGTAGCTCCAAAATTCAGGAAAATTGAGCTTGAAGCAGTAATTGATCGCTTAAGAGGAAGGCTCAGGGCTCAAGCAGATAATCCAACAATGCCAGGATATATCGCAGAAGCCCACACAAGCCTATACAGCAAATTAATGATAATCTCCGGTCTTGGAATAGTAGATACAAATGCTAAATCTATTGACGCTTCCAACATTCTTTTACCAGGTAAGATTTCAATAGTAGACATCAGTGATGCCTCGAATGCTGTTAGAAATATAGTAATTGCGAATTTACTGGATACGGTTTTTAAGTATAAGATGATGCACCCTGATACGCCAAGACTTCTCATAATTTTGGAGGAGGCTCACGCTTTTATAAGCAAGCAAAGAAGGGAGGAAATGATGGCAACCCTTTCTTTCCTTTTGGAGATAGCAAGAAGAGGTAGAAAAAGAGGAATCTGTCTTGGTATAGTTACACAACAACCTGGTCACCTTCCCTCAGAACTTCTTGAATTATGTAACCTTCGAGTCATGCACAGGATGAGTTCATTAGCCAATATTCAAGCTTTAGAAGAGTCTACAGGAGGCGTCCCAGAGTCACTCTGGAAGTTATTACCTTCATTAGGTCAAGGTGAATCGATTATATCTTCTCCTGAATATACAAGAGGAATAATAGCACAAATAAGGCCTGTGGCTGCTAAAAGGCTTGAGTATGAGTATCTTCGTTCTAGGGCTTTAAGTGCTGAAGCGATTAAAACTTAA
- a CDS encoding type II secretion system F family protein, with the protein MRVPYKERMYVSVVSAIIGVALMATTLFFAFFSQDQSIFNPDELLFAALVVSLFPPAVVNILDSRWRNSVDRRIPDFLSDIAEAGRTGVTLTRSIELSAKRKYGPLSSELQRIVSMISWGRNLEEVFKEFAERVDTTLARRTAILIVETNRSGGEMKEILEELSRHISELTSIENERKSMIRPYVGIMYISFFIFVFITILLIRTFFAQMQEIQTLAAEAGGTLLSAGAELSQIQRVMFHLSLVEGFFAGLIAGKMGEGSMGAGLKHSLILIVIGFLAFFLLVWHPIM; encoded by the coding sequence ATGCGTGTTCCGTACAAGGAGAGGATGTATGTAAGTGTTGTCTCAGCCATCATAGGTGTAGCATTGATGGCAACAACCCTTTTTTTCGCTTTCTTCTCCCAAGATCAGAGTATATTTAACCCAGATGAATTACTATTTGCGGCCTTAGTTGTCTCATTATTTCCACCCGCTGTTGTAAATATCCTGGATAGTAGATGGAGGAATTCTGTGGATAGAAGAATACCGGATTTTTTGAGTGACATAGCGGAAGCTGGAAGGACTGGAGTTACGTTAACTAGATCTATTGAACTTTCAGCTAAAAGAAAATATGGGCCTTTATCATCTGAACTTCAAAGAATTGTTTCCATGATATCTTGGGGTAGGAATCTTGAGGAAGTTTTTAAGGAGTTTGCTGAAAGAGTCGACACAACACTAGCCAGAAGAACAGCCATTCTAATTGTTGAAACAAATCGTTCTGGCGGAGAGATGAAGGAAATTTTAGAGGAATTGAGCCGACATATCTCTGAATTGACCTCTATCGAAAACGAACGTAAAAGTATGATCCGTCCATATGTTGGAATAATGTATATATCTTTTTTTATATTCGTCTTCATCACGATATTGCTTATCAGAACATTCTTCGCTCAAATGCAAGAGATTCAAACTTTGGCCGCAGAAGCTGGCGGTACACTATTGAGTGCAGGTGCAGAACTGTCCCAAATACAACGTGTTATGTTTCACCTTAGCCTTGTTGAGGGCTTTTTCGCAGGTTTAATTGCTGGTAAGATGGGGGAAGGTTCTATGGGCGCAGGTTTAAAACATTCACTCATACTTATAGTAATAGGTTTCTTAGCGTTCTTTTTACTTGTTTGGCACCCAATAATGTAG